One Tachysurus vachellii isolate PV-2020 chromosome 8, HZAU_Pvac_v1, whole genome shotgun sequence genomic window carries:
- the mettl21cb gene encoding S-adenosylmethionine-dependent methyltransferase domain-containing protein encodes METGGRQTCASVQKNRRFKHTDHIKPQSNITQEKDSDIKVMAGEILETHESWEPSIRYSLRIERFCFVGHKISIRESFDSYGALIWPGAVALSSYLEANHKHVSLLDKAVLELGAGTGLVSIVACLMGAWVTATDLPDIVENLSFNLSHNTRGRCSYTPQVAQLTWGKDLDLNFPSTIYNYDYILCADVVYPHNCLDELLLTMKHFCKRGTTLLWANKIRFSSDLDFIDRFKKAFDTTLLVELPDEMVRIYQATVQD; translated from the exons ATGGAAACGGGTGGAAGACAAACCTGTGCAAGTGTGCAAAAGAACAGACGCTTTAAGCACACAGATCACATCAAACCTCAGTCAAACATCACACAAGAGA AGGATTCTGATATCAAAGTAATGGCTGGAGAGATACTTGAGACACACGAATCCTGGGAGCCAAGCATCCGCTACTCACTGCGAATAGAAAGGTTTTGCTTTGTTGGCCACAAGATCAGCATCCGTGAATCGTTTGACTCATACGGTGCCCTCATCTGGCCTGGG GCAGTGGCTCTCTCCAGCTACCTGGAAGCAAATCATAAGCATGTCAGTCTGCTAGataaggcagtgctggagctaGGAGCAGGAACGGGACTGGTGTCCATTGTGGCATGTTTAATGG GTGCATGGGTGACAGCCACAGATCTGCCCGACATTGTGGAAAACCTGAGCTTcaatctctcacacaacacaagGGGGCGCTGCAGTTACACACCTCAGGTGGCCCAGCTGACCTGGGGGAAAGACCTGGACCTTAATTTTCCCAGTACTATCTATAACTATGACTACATACTATGTGCAGATGTTGTCTATCCTCACAACTGTCTGGATGAGCTGCTACTCACCATGAAACACTTCTGCAAACGGGGAACAACGCTGCTCTGGGCCAACAAG ATTCGCTTCTCTTCAGACCTGGATTTTATTGATCGTTTCAAGAAGGCTTTCGATACCACACTGCTAGTGGAGCTTCCAGATGAGATGGTGCGAATCTACCAGGCCACAGTACAAGATTGA